The following are encoded together in the Sphingorhabdus pulchriflava genome:
- a CDS encoding sensor histidine kinase: protein MADLQFAADGKILHVEAFAILAWAFLTIGWLLVAQPLQKSHILAQFGFDVGAAALAAWVAPTSLVHALALLSASAQLLFRTGFSTYYLSALVIPLAIAPLRAKFADVEMGSLASSANGNLIEQIIFALTILATGISLAVSSSRADQLRQFGEEAVSIKLLKLGRSLEFDLQRLVESMASLFTPNRAHCLIGEASQRAVPRRYDCGTALNLSEHDLRRMLLLGDDVGQSELLLDNNARSVFTISSDKPARMGDKEQAVANILAREGISNAYLKWMQIGRSKGMVICGLASIDALKIHEARLVTDALNQLFPLLDSISEAERHFIADAHDVARRDLHDGVLQTLAAVRMRLLSVGRRDDVKQQPVGTDIRKIADILTLEQARLRGLLETSEDEEHGINLVTRLDVSLRAISMQWDIDARLEAEEPAIPIEKESAINIEHLVREAVANAVRHAESKQLTVRLSLHQNAMQIVIIDRAGQVTGDTAKKRGTSMPLKSASLQHRLRLVNGSAYQEGLESSAILSVTIPMQRVDNA from the coding sequence GTGGCAGATTTACAGTTCGCTGCGGATGGCAAGATTCTGCATGTGGAAGCTTTTGCAATTCTGGCTTGGGCATTTTTGACAATAGGCTGGCTGTTGGTCGCGCAACCATTGCAGAAAAGTCATATTCTGGCGCAGTTCGGGTTCGACGTAGGTGCAGCCGCCCTCGCCGCATGGGTTGCTCCGACCAGTCTGGTACACGCATTGGCCTTGCTTTCTGCAAGCGCCCAACTGCTGTTTCGCACGGGATTTTCGACTTATTATCTGTCCGCCTTGGTGATCCCGCTGGCGATAGCACCATTACGGGCAAAGTTTGCAGATGTTGAAATGGGAAGCCTAGCATCCTCGGCGAATGGCAATCTGATCGAGCAAATCATTTTTGCCCTTACCATATTGGCTACCGGTATCTCGCTGGCGGTTTCGTCGTCGCGCGCTGACCAGTTGCGTCAATTCGGTGAAGAGGCGGTATCGATTAAGCTGCTCAAGCTTGGACGCTCTCTTGAATTCGACTTGCAGCGACTGGTGGAGTCGATGGCTTCGCTGTTTACGCCCAACCGCGCGCATTGCCTGATTGGCGAAGCGTCACAACGGGCAGTACCGCGACGATATGATTGCGGTACCGCACTGAACCTGTCCGAACATGATTTGCGCCGGATGCTTCTGCTAGGCGACGATGTAGGGCAATCCGAACTGCTCCTCGACAATAACGCACGCTCGGTTTTCACGATTTCGTCCGACAAGCCCGCTCGGATGGGAGACAAAGAACAGGCTGTCGCCAACATTCTGGCGCGCGAGGGTATTTCAAACGCCTATCTGAAATGGATGCAAATCGGACGTTCGAAGGGGATGGTCATCTGCGGTCTGGCATCAATCGATGCGTTGAAAATCCACGAAGCCAGACTAGTGACCGACGCATTAAACCAGCTTTTTCCCTTGCTCGACAGCATATCTGAAGCCGAGCGGCATTTCATTGCCGATGCCCATGATGTGGCGCGACGCGACCTGCACGACGGCGTTCTGCAAACATTAGCCGCAGTGCGGATGCGTCTGCTTTCTGTAGGGCGCAGAGATGATGTCAAACAGCAGCCCGTTGGAACCGATATCCGCAAGATTGCGGATATATTGACACTTGAACAGGCCCGGCTTCGGGGTTTGCTCGAAACCAGCGAGGATGAGGAGCATGGCATAAATCTGGTCACCCGGCTTGATGTAAGTCTGCGGGCGATATCCATGCAGTGGGATATCGACGCGCGCCTTGAGGCAGAAGAGCCGGCGATTCCCATCGAAAAAGAGTCAGCGATCAACATCGAACATCTTGTTCGTGAAGCTGTCGCCAATGCTGTGCGGCATGCCGAAAGCAAGCAGTTGACAGTTAGGTTGTCGCTCCACCAGAATGCGATGCAGATAGTCATCATTGACCGTGCAGGTCAGGTGACGGGGGACACAGCAAAAAAGCGGGGGACTTCAATGCCTTTGAAATCAGCATCGTTGCAGCACAGGCTTCGACTCGTAAACGGATCGGCCTATCAGGAGGGTCTCGAAAGCAGCGCCATCCTGTCCGTCACCATTCCGATGCAGAGGGTCGACAATGCATAA